The following are from one region of the Ignavibacteriota bacterium genome:
- a CDS encoding arsenic efflux protein — translation MHHHNHSDLIVILIDSLADTYLMIPVLFILYFFLEYFSHSKQLDVISKLKISGPLGPIAGTLLGIIPQCGMSVFVTTLFLSKRVTLGTLVATYLATSDEAIPVLLAHLDQSEMILYIIGLKLLIGCVSGYAVDFIFGSRLYDGPLPEVKSSHAVEIKNELEKTIYKEITFHALKRTMRIYFWVLIITVGISFSLSFIDTEQFIKSMQKHQNLQILITAIFGLIPNCAASIAITEAFLHTGLSIGATIAGLSTGAGFGPIVLFKDGKFNVALKILLICLAVAVLWGYLINYFL, via the coding sequence ATGCACCATCACAACCATTCTGATTTAATTGTAATTCTGATAGACTCTCTTGCAGACACGTATCTGATGATACCGGTTCTATTTATTCTGTATTTCTTTCTTGAATATTTCTCACACTCAAAACAACTCGATGTAATTTCAAAGCTTAAAATATCCGGCCCTCTTGGTCCAATTGCCGGCACATTACTTGGAATTATTCCGCAATGTGGAATGTCAGTATTTGTAACCACACTATTCCTTTCAAAAAGAGTTACGCTTGGAACTCTTGTTGCAACGTACCTGGCTACATCTGATGAAGCAATCCCGGTATTATTGGCCCACCTTGATCAATCGGAAATGATTTTATATATAATAGGACTAAAGTTATTAATCGGATGTGTATCAGGGTATGCGGTAGATTTTATTTTTGGCAGCAGATTATATGACGGGCCATTACCAGAAGTTAAATCTTCTCATGCAGTAGAAATTAAAAACGAACTGGAAAAGACGATTTATAAGGAAATAACATTTCATGCATTAAAGCGGACAATGCGAATATATTTTTGGGTTTTGATAATAACGGTTGGCATATCGTTCAGTCTGAGTTTTATTGACACAGAACAGTTTATTAAATCGATGCAGAAACATCAGAACCTTCAGATTCTCATTACAGCAATTTTCGGATTGATTCCAAATTGTGCGGCATCAATTGCAATAACAGAAGCATTTTTGCACACAGGATTATCTATCGGCGCAACCATTGCCGGACTCAGCACAGGTGCCGGTTTTGGACCAATTGTATTATTTAAAGATGGAAAATTTAATGTTGCGCTCAAAATTTTATTGATATGTCTTGCTGTCGCGGTACTATGGGGTTATCTTATTAATTATTTTCTCTGA
- a CDS encoding BamA/TamA family outer membrane protein — translation MNIFKKIFSVVFLLLLTNLNAQEVKIISLHTKIKKLPYGLSQKIPSSYPEIGIAMSGGGARGLAQIGILKALDEAGIDISLLAGTSIGSIIGGAYASGYSLEEMDSIVMNTDWDQLLSFNNPSERRELFIDQKINEDRSLFTLRLDGFSPVLPTSFNEGLRLSNYLTLLCLSAPVIPVNSFDDLLIKYRAVCTNLIDGEPVILSDGSLARAMRASSSVSFLLAPVVIDSMTLVDGGLVANIPVNIVLNLGADYVIAVNTTSDLRDQNDLEVPWNIADQTVSIPMKRLEQAELSNADFIIKPDIDNETATDFTNIDSLIAKSYSYTKKLTPAIKQQIDSMMISNTAMDLFWIKKPLLPLNPGEYEKKYLDKYSMMDSVSSFEIFKDMTELYKTGYFDSMSVRIEENENTNQIIFQYSVNSLINEIEIVSNGIVDSAGASYLINTLRGKPYSGKIIYNVVRKLIVDFKRKGYILFELRSYNFDTTSGRLILEFDGGIISKVKIGSETSKTVINREFNIKEGDYLVYSELEKGLTKLRATGLFDDINLTVEKNNSETVLNLDVKEKISSLLKIGFLVDNAYNAQLGVDIRDVNLFHTGTELGLFLFGGTSNRAYILEHISYRILDTYFTYKLNAYYKFSDIDVYSHKFSETGNTFSSDYKGKYRQIFYGGSLSIGSQLEKFGKLIFTGKYQIDEVKNKEGNTISPYQTKIVSLKIEAIVDNQNKYPYPEDGLYFNGFYETAQSFLGGDESYLLFNSELKYYIKLSDQHVLSPKIQIGFGDKTLPISEQFMLGGLYSFFGANQNEFRGRQIFLTSVMYQYKLPFKIFFDTYTWFRYDLGSTWDVQEQIRFKDLRHGIGGAISFDTPIGPADFAMGRSFIISQGLTKDSFVWGDIMFYFSIGHAINF, via the coding sequence GTGAATATTTTTAAGAAAATATTTTCTGTCGTTTTCTTACTGCTTCTTACTAACCTGAACGCACAGGAAGTAAAAATTATTTCGCTTCATACTAAAATTAAAAAGCTTCCGTATGGACTTTCCCAAAAAATCCCATCATCATACCCGGAAATAGGAATTGCGATGAGCGGCGGCGGTGCTCGCGGTCTTGCTCAAATAGGAATTCTCAAAGCGCTTGATGAAGCGGGGATAGATATATCCCTTTTAGCAGGAACAAGTATCGGAAGTATTATTGGCGGCGCATACGCTTCCGGCTATTCTCTCGAGGAAATGGATTCTATAGTGATGAATACGGATTGGGACCAATTGCTGTCATTTAACAATCCTTCGGAAAGAAGAGAACTCTTTATAGATCAAAAGATAAATGAAGACAGATCTCTTTTTACTTTGAGACTTGATGGATTTAGTCCGGTTCTACCAACATCATTTAATGAAGGACTTCGGCTTTCTAACTATCTTACATTGTTATGTTTATCTGCGCCGGTGATTCCTGTAAATAGTTTCGATGATTTACTGATAAAGTACAGAGCAGTATGTACAAACCTGATCGATGGAGAACCGGTTATTCTTTCTGATGGATCTCTGGCGAGGGCAATGAGGGCAAGTTCAAGTGTATCGTTTCTTCTCGCACCTGTAGTTATCGATTCAATGACACTTGTCGATGGTGGGTTAGTAGCTAACATTCCGGTTAACATCGTGCTGAATTTAGGCGCAGACTATGTAATAGCTGTAAACACAACAAGCGACCTGAGAGACCAGAACGATTTGGAAGTTCCCTGGAACATTGCTGATCAAACAGTAAGCATTCCAATGAAAAGGCTTGAACAAGCGGAACTCTCGAACGCCGATTTTATTATTAAGCCCGATATTGATAACGAGACAGCAACTGATTTTACCAACATTGACTCACTAATTGCAAAGAGCTATTCATATACAAAAAAACTTACACCCGCTATAAAGCAGCAAATTGACTCAATGATGATTTCGAATACAGCAATGGATTTGTTCTGGATAAAAAAACCGCTTCTTCCGTTAAATCCCGGAGAATATGAAAAAAAATATTTAGACAAATATTCTATGATGGATTCCGTCTCGAGCTTTGAAATTTTCAAAGACATGACGGAGCTTTACAAAACAGGATATTTTGATTCGATGTCGGTTAGAATTGAAGAAAACGAAAACACAAATCAAATAATATTTCAATATTCAGTTAATTCTTTAATTAATGAAATTGAAATTGTTTCAAATGGAATTGTTGATTCAGCAGGAGCATCTTACCTGATTAATACTCTCCGCGGGAAACCATATTCGGGGAAAATTATTTATAATGTCGTAAGAAAGCTGATTGTTGATTTTAAAAGAAAAGGATACATCCTGTTTGAATTGAGGAGCTATAACTTCGACACAACTTCCGGGAGACTCATTCTTGAGTTTGATGGTGGGATTATTTCCAAAGTGAAAATAGGCAGCGAAACAAGCAAAACGGTTATTAACCGGGAGTTTAATATAAAGGAAGGCGATTATCTTGTTTATTCTGAACTCGAGAAAGGTCTGACTAAGCTCAGAGCAACGGGTTTGTTTGACGACATTAATTTAACGGTAGAAAAAAATAATTCTGAAACAGTTCTTAATCTGGATGTTAAAGAGAAAATTTCCAGCTTGTTGAAGATAGGTTTTTTGGTTGACAATGCTTACAACGCACAACTTGGTGTTGATATAAGAGATGTCAATCTTTTTCACACAGGTACAGAACTCGGACTTTTTCTTTTCGGAGGCACAAGCAACAGAGCCTATATTCTCGAACACATATCATACAGAATCCTTGATACTTATTTTACTTATAAACTAAATGCATATTATAAATTTAGTGATATAGATGTTTACTCTCATAAATTTTCAGAGACAGGAAATACTTTTTCAAGCGATTACAAAGGAAAATACAGACAAATATTTTATGGTGGATCTCTTTCTATCGGCTCACAGCTTGAAAAATTTGGCAAGCTTATTTTTACAGGCAAATACCAAATTGATGAAGTCAAAAACAAAGAGGGCAATACCATAAGCCCATATCAAACTAAAATAGTAAGCCTTAAAATAGAAGCCATCGTTGATAACCAAAATAAATATCCTTATCCAGAAGATGGGTTGTACTTTAATGGATTTTACGAAACAGCTCAAAGTTTTTTAGGCGGCGATGAAAGTTATCTATTATTCAATTCTGAATTGAAATACTATATTAAGTTATCTGATCAACATGTCCTTTCACCAAAAATACAGATTGGTTTTGGAGACAAAACTCTTCCCATCAGCGAGCAGTTTATGCTTGGTGGACTATATTCTTTTTTTGGAGCCAACCAAAACGAGTTCAGAGGCAGACAGATATTTTTAACTTCAGTTATGTATCAGTATAAGCTTCCTTTCAAAATTTTCTTTGATACATATACCTGGTTTAGATACGATCTTGGTTCAACCTGGGACGTACAGGAACAAATAAGATTCAAAGATTTAAGACATGGAATTGGCGGAGCAATTTCATTTGATACACCAATCGGGCCAGCAGATTTTGCTATGGGCAGAAGTTTTATAATTAGTCAGGGACTAACCAAAGATTCCTTTGTGTGGGGAGACATCATGTTTTATTTTTCTATAGGTCATGCAATTAACTTTTAA
- a CDS encoding alpha/beta fold hydrolase yields the protein MKKIINDLAVFISGEENLKSIIFVHGFPYDHQMWQPQIEELKKDYFCVSYDIRGLGESPANDGQFTMESFVDDLERIVDELKLYKPVLCGLSMGGYISLRAMERIQNKFSALILCDTKSEADNNEGKLKRASAIKQINSGMFGEFVETFVLNCFGEKFVRENNAEYRKVVDRSKKNSPNGVKGCLLAMAGRTDTTENLKNIKLPALIICGSEDKLSPPSVMKSMSDKIPNAKFALIKEAGHMTPIEKPSEVGKAIKEFLLENN from the coding sequence ATGAAAAAAATCATTAACGATCTTGCTGTTTTTATATCAGGGGAGGAGAATTTAAAATCAATAATTTTTGTTCATGGGTTTCCTTATGATCATCAGATGTGGCAACCGCAAATTGAAGAATTAAAAAAAGATTATTTTTGTGTCTCCTATGATATTAGAGGTCTCGGTGAATCACCTGCTAACGATGGACAATTTACAATGGAGTCTTTTGTTGACGACCTGGAAAGAATAGTTGATGAATTGAAACTTTACAAACCGGTTCTTTGCGGGCTCTCAATGGGAGGTTATATTTCATTGAGAGCTATGGAAAGAATTCAGAACAAATTTTCAGCGTTGATTTTATGCGACACCAAATCTGAAGCAGACAATAATGAGGGAAAATTAAAAAGAGCCTCCGCAATAAAACAAATAAACTCAGGTATGTTTGGTGAGTTTGTAGAAACTTTTGTTTTGAATTGCTTTGGCGAAAAGTTTGTAAGAGAGAACAACGCAGAATATAGAAAGGTCGTTGACCGTTCTAAAAAAAATAGTCCTAACGGAGTAAAAGGCTGTTTGCTTGCAATGGCAGGAAGAACAGACACAACCGAAAACTTAAAAAATATAAAATTACCAGCGCTTATTATTTGTGGAAGCGAAGACAAACTCTCGCCACCCTCTGTGATGAAATCAATGTCAGATAAAATTCCCAACGCAAAATTCGCACTCATTAAAGAAGCTGGTCACATGACACCTATTGAAAAACCTTCGGAAGTTGGCAAAGCCATAAAGGAATTTCTTCTGGAAAATAATTAA
- the glgA gene encoding glycogen synthase GlgA: MKIAFATTECVPYAKTGGLADVAGSLPAELVKLGCDVKIFIPKYSLIDENRHGLKYNWDIGEMPIRINSIIRSVHIHQSKLPGTEIDVYFVDCPHYFYRHIIYTNDPDEDERFILFSKAVIETLQRIQWAPDVIHCNDWQTGLLPLFIKDNYSWDKFFDHTASLLTIHNIGYQGLFSKSVLFSAEIRERLFYSGSPIEQNGGVSFLKTGISFADILNTVSNTYSHEILSPEYGAGLETTLQKRKEDLYGILNGVDYNIWNPETDKHIPYHYSINDLGGKYLNKKYLLNHFGIKPDVNIPLIGIVSRMVLQKGFDIFSDAINDLMNLEAQWIILGSGEDKFEELFRWLSNQFPGKVGAYVGYNNELSHLIEAGADMFLMPSRYEPCGLNQIYSLKYGTVPIVRKTGGLADTVKDWDEQNHFGFKDGNGFSFYDYSGFALFKSVERAVNTFKHRNTWKKIQTNGMKLDFSWTRSAEKYLELYKLAKSKRS, translated from the coding sequence ATGAAAATTGCTTTTGCTACAACAGAATGTGTTCCGTATGCAAAGACCGGTGGCTTGGCGGACGTTGCTGGTTCGCTGCCAGCGGAGCTTGTTAAGCTTGGATGTGATGTAAAGATATTCATTCCGAAATATTCACTTATTGATGAGAACAGACACGGATTAAAATATAACTGGGATATTGGCGAAATGCCGATTCGGATAAATAGTATTATCAGGTCCGTACATATTCATCAGAGCAAATTACCTGGAACCGAAATTGATGTTTATTTTGTTGATTGTCCACATTACTTCTACAGGCACATCATTTACACAAATGATCCGGACGAAGACGAAAGGTTTATTCTCTTCTCAAAGGCTGTAATTGAAACTCTTCAGCGTATTCAGTGGGCGCCGGATGTAATTCACTGCAATGATTGGCAAACAGGTTTGCTGCCGTTATTTATCAAAGATAATTATAGCTGGGATAAATTTTTTGATCACACTGCTTCTCTTCTTACAATTCACAATATTGGTTACCAGGGATTGTTTTCTAAATCAGTTTTGTTCAGCGCAGAGATCAGGGAAAGATTGTTTTATTCGGGCAGTCCAATTGAACAGAACGGCGGAGTGTCGTTTTTAAAAACCGGAATTTCATTTGCCGATATTTTAAATACTGTAAGCAATACTTATTCTCATGAAATTTTATCTCCCGAGTATGGTGCGGGGTTAGAAACTACGTTGCAAAAGCGAAAAGAAGATTTATACGGAATACTTAATGGTGTTGATTATAACATCTGGAATCCGGAAACCGATAAACATATTCCATATCACTATTCTATTAATGATCTTGGAGGAAAATATCTCAATAAAAAATACCTGCTCAATCACTTTGGAATTAAGCCTGATGTTAATATTCCTCTGATAGGAATTGTTTCAAGAATGGTGCTTCAAAAAGGGTTCGATATTTTTTCTGATGCAATTAATGATTTGATGAATCTTGAAGCGCAATGGATAATTCTCGGAAGCGGCGAGGATAAGTTTGAAGAACTTTTCAGATGGCTTTCAAATCAATTTCCCGGAAAGGTTGGCGCTTATGTAGGTTATAATAACGAACTTTCACATCTGATAGAAGCCGGGGCTGATATGTTTCTGATGCCTTCAAGATATGAACCTTGCGGGCTAAATCAAATTTATAGTCTTAAGTACGGTACCGTTCCAATTGTTAGAAAAACCGGCGGGCTTGCCGACACGGTGAAAGATTGGGACGAACAAAATCATTTTGGCTTTAAAGATGGTAACGGATTTTCTTTTTACGATTATTCCGGCTTTGCATTATTTAAATCTGTCGAGCGTGCTGTTAATACTTTTAAACATCGAAATACATGGAAGAAAATTCAAACAAATGGTATGAAACTGGATTTCAGTTGGACGCGCTCTGCGGAAAAGTATCTTGAGCTCTACAAGCTTGCAAAAAGTAAGCGAAGTTAA